The Amycolatopsis sp. DG1A-15b genome window below encodes:
- the purU gene encoding formyltetrahydrofolate deformylase — protein sequence MTFTLTLKCPERSGIVHAVTTFLVGQGCDIVEHQQFDDDVRGSLFLRTSFTRTEQTTVDDLTLAFAPVAGDFGMEFGFSDGTPPRILVMVSKFGHCLNDLLFRWRAGGLGAEIAVVVSNHEDLRPMAEAAGVPFVHVPVTPETKPEAEQRLLDLVGEYEADLIVLARYMQVLSNELCQKLEGRAINIHHSFLPGFKGAKPYHQAYDRGVKYVGATAHYVTPDLDEGPIIEQEVQRVDHTYSPRELVTVGRDAEALALSRAVRWHCERRVLLNGNSTVVFR from the coding sequence GTGACATTCACCCTGACGCTCAAGTGCCCGGAACGCTCGGGCATCGTGCACGCCGTCACGACGTTCCTGGTCGGGCAGGGCTGTGACATCGTCGAGCACCAGCAGTTCGACGACGACGTCCGCGGCTCGCTGTTCCTGCGCACGTCGTTCACCCGCACCGAACAGACCACAGTGGACGATCTGACCCTGGCGTTCGCCCCGGTCGCCGGTGACTTCGGCATGGAGTTCGGGTTCTCCGACGGGACGCCGCCGCGGATCCTGGTCATGGTGTCGAAGTTCGGGCACTGTCTCAACGACCTGCTGTTCCGCTGGCGCGCGGGCGGCCTCGGCGCCGAGATCGCGGTCGTCGTGTCGAACCATGAGGACCTGCGGCCGATGGCCGAGGCGGCCGGCGTGCCGTTCGTGCACGTCCCGGTCACGCCGGAGACCAAGCCGGAGGCCGAGCAGCGGCTCCTCGACCTCGTCGGCGAGTACGAAGCGGACCTGATCGTGCTCGCGCGGTACATGCAGGTGCTGTCCAACGAGCTGTGCCAGAAGCTGGAAGGCCGCGCGATCAACATCCACCACTCGTTCCTGCCCGGCTTCAAGGGCGCCAAGCCCTACCACCAGGCCTACGACCGCGGCGTCAAGTACGTCGGGGCGACCGCGCACTACGTCACCCCCGACCTCGACGAGGGCCCGATCATCGAGCAGGAGGTTCAGCGCGTCGACCACACGTACTCGCCGCGCGAGCTGGTGACCGTCGGCCGCGACGCCGAAGCCCTCGCCCTCTCGCGCGCGGTGCGCTGGCACTGCGAACGCCGCGTCCTGCTCAACGGCAACAGCACTGTTGTGTTCCGGTAG